One stretch of Juglans microcarpa x Juglans regia isolate MS1-56 chromosome 3D, Jm3101_v1.0, whole genome shotgun sequence DNA includes these proteins:
- the LOC121254887 gene encoding probable magnesium transporter NIPA4 isoform X1, with protein sequence MSSTTSPSPPTSWREGMSSDNIKGLVLALSSSVFIGASFIVKKKGLKKAGASGVRAGVGGYSYLYEPLWWVGMITMIVGEVANFAAYAFAPAILVTPLGALSIIISAALAHVILQEKLHIFGILGCVLCVVGSTTIVLHAPQECEIESVTEVWDLAMEPAFLMYAALVITAAFILIFCFIPEYGQTHIMVYIGVCSLVGSLSVMSVKALGIALKLTLSGMNQLIYPQTWLFTFVVITCVLTQMNYLNKALDTFNTAVVSPIYYVMFTSLTILASVIMFKDWDRQSPTQVVTEMCGFVTILSGTFLLHKTKDMADGLSTALCMRLSKHSEDDILNGGEGIPLRRQESFR encoded by the exons ATGTCTTCGACGACCTCTCCGAGTCCGCCGACGAGCTGGCGCGAGGGAATGTCCTCTGACAACATCAAGGGCCTCGTTCTTGCTCTCTCGTCCAGCGTCTTCATCGGCGCCAGCTTCATTGTCAAGAAGAAGGGCTTGAAGAAGGCCGGCGCTTCTGGAGTCCGAGCAG GTGTTGGAGGCTATTCTTACTTATATGAGCCGCTTTGGTGGGTCGGCATGATAACAA TGATTGTCGGGGAAGTTGCTAATTTTGCGGCTTATGCATTTGCGCCAGCTATTCTGGTCACTCCTCTTGGGGCTCTCAGCATTATCATCAG TGCTGCACTTGCACATGTTATCTTACAGGAGAAGCTAcatatttttggaattcttggttGTGTTCTGTGTGTTGTGGGCTCTACTACAATTGTTCTACATGCTCCTCAAGAGTGTGAGATTGAATCCGTGACAGAAGTTTGGGATCTTGCTATGGAGCCAG CTTTTCTCATGTATGCAGCTTTGGTCATAACGGCTGCATTTATTCTTATATTCTGTTTTATCCCCGAGTATGGCCAGACACACATAATGGTTTATATTGGAGTTTGTTCCCTTGTAGGTTCTCTGTCG GTCATGAGTGTCAAAGCACTTGGAATTGCTCTGAAGTTGACATTGTCGGGAATGAATCAACTAATTTATCCACAAACTTGGTTATTCACTTTCGTTGTAATTACTTGTGTTCTTACCCAAATGAACTATTTGAACAAG GCACTCGATACTTTTAACACGGCTGTGGTGTCTCCCATATACTATGTCATGTTCACATCACTTACTATTTTGGCTAGTGTGATCATGTTTAAG GACTGGGATAGGCAAAGTCCAACCCAGGTAGTCACAGAAATGTGTGGGTTTGTGACTATCCTTTCAGGAacttttcttcttcacaaaacAAAGGATATGGCAGATG GTTTGTCAACGGCTCTATGTATGCGACTTTCTAAACACTCGGAAGACGATATCCTTAATGGTGGTGAAGGCATCCCTCTTAGGCGGCAGGAATCTTTTAGATGA
- the LOC121254887 gene encoding probable magnesium transporter NIPA3 isoform X2: MSSTTSPSPPTSWREGMSSDNIKGLVLALSSSVFIGASFIVKKKGLKKAGASGVRAGVGGYSYLYEPLWWVGMITMIVGEVANFAAYAFAPAILVTPLGALSIIISAALAHVILQEKLHIFGILGCVLCVVGSTTIVLHAPQECEIESVTEVWDLAMEPAFLMYAALVITAAFILIFCFIPEYGQTHIMVYIGVCSLVGSLSVMSVKALGIALKLTLSGMNQLIYPQTWLFTFVVITCVLTQMNYLNKVLEFSLESSLISIQLYA, from the exons ATGTCTTCGACGACCTCTCCGAGTCCGCCGACGAGCTGGCGCGAGGGAATGTCCTCTGACAACATCAAGGGCCTCGTTCTTGCTCTCTCGTCCAGCGTCTTCATCGGCGCCAGCTTCATTGTCAAGAAGAAGGGCTTGAAGAAGGCCGGCGCTTCTGGAGTCCGAGCAG GTGTTGGAGGCTATTCTTACTTATATGAGCCGCTTTGGTGGGTCGGCATGATAACAA TGATTGTCGGGGAAGTTGCTAATTTTGCGGCTTATGCATTTGCGCCAGCTATTCTGGTCACTCCTCTTGGGGCTCTCAGCATTATCATCAG TGCTGCACTTGCACATGTTATCTTACAGGAGAAGCTAcatatttttggaattcttggttGTGTTCTGTGTGTTGTGGGCTCTACTACAATTGTTCTACATGCTCCTCAAGAGTGTGAGATTGAATCCGTGACAGAAGTTTGGGATCTTGCTATGGAGCCAG CTTTTCTCATGTATGCAGCTTTGGTCATAACGGCTGCATTTATTCTTATATTCTGTTTTATCCCCGAGTATGGCCAGACACACATAATGGTTTATATTGGAGTTTGTTCCCTTGTAGGTTCTCTGTCG GTCATGAGTGTCAAAGCACTTGGAATTGCTCTGAAGTTGACATTGTCGGGAATGAATCAACTAATTTATCCACAAACTTGGTTATTCACTTTCGTTGTAATTACTTGTGTTCTTACCCAAATGAACTATTTGAACAAG GTTTTGGAATTTAGTTTGGAGTCTTCTTTAATTAGTATACAGCTATATGCCTAG